From Fretibacterium sp. OH1220_COT-178, the proteins below share one genomic window:
- a CDS encoding sodium:solute symporter family protein — protein sequence MLNVVDNIVIVAAVVIIVAIGAYFSKAVTDMESYYLANRSLPWSLVVGTLMASWYGGTGVVGTIGYASVFGLASWFIWSFGAHAVRFPLALWVGPRIHIRADVTIPDMIQAHYGKFAAVFCSCLLFFYCTSIAEITATGYIGIAAWNANRFLIGLIVVVITLLLTVLGGLMGVAVTDMIFFFLMVFSVCVVFPQIFSDAGGMQGIRTALASKPELVHPIAGMPFTKAAMLLGLCLNVYADPSFYQRFSASNSARTGRRAMLTCFVIWLGFDLVAIMCGVITRVLHPDAIPEVAYVHMVLSKLPQGVRALFIIGLFGAVISTLDSYYLIGGTTLAKDIYGRIFFRKDVDDKKLITLSRIGALLLGGMGLTLAFRFKMVFDAVVFLSSLWMSTAFVPVLMAIMYKGKKTVWSGRCSLVLGCLTFIVIRQHPIPLPGGLGTLEPLLAAIPVSFLAWFVGNRFGTDISDRRNIIIGG from the coding sequence ATGTTAAACGTCGTGGACAATATCGTCATCGTTGCAGCAGTGGTCATTATCGTCGCCATAGGCGCCTACTTCTCGAAGGCGGTCACCGATATGGAAAGTTACTACCTGGCGAACCGGAGTCTGCCCTGGTCCCTGGTCGTGGGGACGCTGATGGCCTCGTGGTACGGCGGAACGGGCGTTGTGGGAACGATCGGCTACGCCTCGGTATTCGGCCTTGCCTCATGGTTCATCTGGTCCTTCGGAGCCCATGCCGTTCGTTTTCCGCTGGCGCTGTGGGTCGGTCCCAGAATCCATATCCGCGCGGACGTGACGATCCCGGATATGATTCAGGCCCACTACGGTAAATTCGCGGCCGTCTTCTGCTCCTGTCTTCTGTTCTTCTATTGCACGTCCATAGCGGAGATCACCGCCACCGGCTATATCGGCATCGCCGCCTGGAACGCCAACCGCTTCCTGATCGGCCTCATCGTCGTCGTCATCACCCTTCTGCTGACCGTCCTCGGAGGCCTGATGGGCGTTGCGGTGACCGACATGATCTTCTTCTTCCTCATGGTATTCAGCGTTTGCGTCGTCTTTCCCCAGATTTTTTCCGATGCCGGCGGCATGCAGGGCATTCGGACGGCACTGGCCTCAAAGCCCGAACTGGTGCATCCCATAGCGGGCATGCCCTTCACAAAAGCGGCCATGCTGCTCGGACTTTGTCTGAACGTCTATGCCGACCCCAGCTTCTATCAAAGATTTTCCGCCTCCAATTCGGCCAGGACGGGCCGCCGCGCCATGCTGACCTGCTTCGTCATATGGCTGGGCTTCGACCTCGTCGCCATCATGTGCGGCGTCATCACCAGGGTTCTTCACCCGGACGCCATCCCCGAGGTCGCCTACGTCCACATGGTCCTGTCCAAACTCCCCCAAGGCGTCCGCGCACTCTTCATCATAGGCTTGTTCGGCGCCGTCATCTCGACCCTCGACAGTTACTACCTGATCGGCGGGACGACGCTCGCGAAGGATATCTATGGCAGAATATTCTTCAGAAAAGACGTGGACGACAAGAAACTGATAACCCTGAGCCGCATCGGAGCCCTGCTCCTCGGAGGGATGGGGTTGACCCTCGCCTTCCGGTTCAAGATGGTCTTCGACGCCGTCGTGTTCCTCTCCAGCCTTTGGATGTCCACCGCCTTCGTACCCGTCCTCATGGCCATCATGTACAAGGGGAAAAAGACGGTGTGGTCCGGAAGATGCTCCCTCGTCCTGGGGTGCCTGACGTTTATCGTCATCAGGCAGCATCCCATCCCGCTTCCTGGGGGCCTGGGAACGCTCGAGCCACTGCTGGCGGCGATTCCGGTTTCCTTCCTCGCCTGGTTTGTCGGCAATCGATTCGGCACGGATATCAGCGATCGCAGGAACATCATTATAGGAGGCTGA
- a CDS encoding xanthine dehydrogenase family protein molybdopterin-binding subunit — protein sequence MNDLKYVGRRLVLEDAVEKATGRTRYICDMNRYGMLHAKLLLSERPHADIRIDKTEALETEGIVKIFTHEDVPKVKYNSNRKWFKGFETPEDEYILNERARFVGDRLALVVGESMDAVNRALSRLKVEYTDLEAVVSIEEAKRDRVKIHGRSNLCFQKEYSCGNWEEALKQADYIVEDRGSTPRIHHAAMEPHICLAEIDDGGNLVVWTPCQFITLSQYTISHCLSIPLERIRVIKATMGGSFGGKSNSILEPVCAFASHTLKRPVKLWMDRQDAIVATRVRNPTEMRIRTAIRKDGRILGRSIEADINGGAYYTNATAIVTTIGKKAFRLYDIKNQVFRGRSYYTNTQIGGACRGYGSPQLQGLTEINIDNAAAKIKMDPCEFRLKNLVYPGMEDPLGAPSVGNARIRDCIELGMKEFRWLERRKNVRERNTPRYAFGVGMACGVHGNGYMGVYPEFTDVLVSMTKGGHAIFRVGLHEQGCGTLTSMRQIAAEVLDMPIERISVTEADTFITPYDAAGTQASRVTFVCGGAVKMAGERMKNELIDCYCRLTGSVREHVVTDDGFIRNTENGRSLSYGEVAALSERELLKTLDQHVHYEAPANPGSYSACFAEVKVDRFTGLVEITDLLAVQDVGKNINPTLVEGQIEGGAQFSLGMALYENLAVDEKGYVRSRNFSKYHIINAPIMPQVRVRTIEAHEPEGPFGAKSVGELASVAPAPAVLNAINFGLGTNITVYPATPERIVTAIRQLETERREG from the coding sequence GTGAATGACCTCAAATACGTAGGAAGGAGATTGGTGCTGGAGGACGCTGTCGAAAAAGCCACCGGCAGGACACGATACATCTGCGACATGAACCGTTACGGTATGCTCCACGCCAAACTCCTCTTGAGCGAAAGGCCCCATGCGGACATCCGCATCGACAAAACGGAGGCCCTCGAGACGGAGGGGATCGTAAAGATTTTTACCCACGAGGACGTCCCGAAGGTCAAATACAATTCCAACCGAAAATGGTTCAAGGGCTTCGAGACCCCGGAGGACGAATACATCCTGAACGAACGTGCGCGTTTCGTCGGGGACCGCCTGGCGCTTGTCGTCGGAGAATCCATGGATGCCGTCAACCGGGCACTCTCTCGCCTCAAGGTGGAGTACACCGACCTCGAGGCCGTCGTCAGCATCGAGGAAGCCAAAAGGGACCGCGTCAAAATACACGGCCGGTCGAACTTGTGTTTTCAGAAAGAATACAGCTGCGGCAACTGGGAAGAGGCTTTGAAGCAGGCGGATTACATCGTGGAGGACCGGGGATCCACGCCACGGATACACCACGCTGCAATGGAGCCCCACATCTGCCTTGCCGAGATCGACGACGGCGGCAACCTCGTCGTCTGGACGCCCTGCCAGTTCATAACGCTGTCGCAGTACACCATCTCTCATTGCCTGTCGATCCCCCTCGAGCGGATTCGAGTCATCAAGGCGACGATGGGCGGTTCCTTCGGAGGAAAAAGCAATTCCATCCTGGAGCCGGTGTGCGCCTTTGCCAGCCACACCCTCAAACGCCCCGTAAAGCTCTGGATGGACCGGCAGGACGCGATTGTCGCAACCCGCGTCCGCAATCCCACGGAGATGAGGATCAGAACGGCCATCCGTAAGGACGGACGCATTCTGGGCCGGTCCATCGAGGCGGATATCAACGGCGGAGCGTACTATACGAACGCCACGGCGATCGTGACCACCATAGGCAAGAAGGCCTTTCGTCTCTACGACATCAAAAATCAGGTCTTCCGCGGAAGGTCCTATTACACCAACACCCAGATCGGCGGAGCGTGCCGCGGATACGGTTCCCCGCAGCTCCAGGGGCTGACCGAGATCAATATCGACAATGCCGCCGCGAAAATTAAAATGGACCCCTGCGAATTCCGCCTAAAAAATCTGGTCTATCCGGGCATGGAGGATCCCCTCGGGGCCCCGTCCGTCGGCAACGCCCGGATCCGGGACTGCATCGAGCTGGGCATGAAGGAATTCCGCTGGCTCGAACGCAGAAAAAACGTAAGGGAGCGGAACACCCCGCGCTACGCTTTCGGCGTCGGCATGGCCTGCGGCGTCCATGGCAATGGCTACATGGGGGTCTATCCGGAGTTCACCGATGTCCTGGTCTCCATGACAAAGGGCGGCCACGCGATCTTCAGGGTCGGCCTGCACGAACAGGGCTGCGGCACCCTGACATCGATGCGGCAGATCGCCGCCGAGGTCCTGGACATGCCTATCGAGAGGATATCCGTAACCGAGGCGGACACCTTCATTACCCCCTACGACGCAGCCGGGACCCAGGCCAGCCGGGTGACGTTCGTTTGCGGAGGAGCCGTAAAAATGGCCGGAGAACGGATGAAGAACGAGCTCATCGACTGCTACTGCAGATTGACCGGCTCCGTCCGGGAACACGTCGTCACCGACGACGGATTCATCCGCAACACGGAGAACGGTCGGTCCCTCTCCTACGGAGAGGTCGCCGCGCTCTCGGAAAGAGAACTTCTGAAAACGCTCGATCAGCACGTGCACTACGAGGCCCCCGCAAATCCCGGGAGCTACAGCGCATGTTTTGCCGAGGTGAAGGTCGACAGGTTCACCGGACTGGTCGAGATCACGGATCTGCTTGCGGTCCAGGACGTGGGCAAGAACATCAACCCGACTCTGGTGGAGGGGCAAATCGAAGGAGGAGCCCAGTTCAGCCTGGGAATGGCACTCTACGAAAACCTGGCCGTCGACGAAAAGGGCTATGTACGATCCCGGAACTTCTCGAAATACCACATCATCAACGCCCCCATCATGCCGCAGGTCAGGGTGCGCACCATCGAAGCACACGAACCGGAGGGGCCGTTCGGAGCGAAGAGCGTCGGCGAGCTGGCATCGGTCGCCCCCGCCCCCGCCGTCCTGAACGCCATCAACTTCGGCCTCGGGACGAACATCACCGTCTACCCGGCCACCCCGGAGCGTATCGTCACCGCCATCCGACAGCTCGAGACCGAGAGGAGGGAGGGGTAG
- a CDS encoding FAD binding domain-containing protein gives MGQYRAPRTIEELAGLLSRADPGTFFVAGGTDLTIKLRKQKTFDFNLIDLSRVESLSDIDKDEGSLRIGAAVTMTDLARNPLVVQSLNAMRTAASRMGSTQIRNRATIGGNVANASQCADLLTVLMACGSLCEILSGSKGLRKDRIDNIVIGLGETTLARDEVITRFIVPIPAGLSGFAKIGSRKAVAISKLNCCLIAEEEGKRIKNPVICLGAVGPKPVRASLLEAALEGRPFRGEVVHGLQDAIRRQIETLIPTRASRHYKKEAAIGLLEDTIDDCLALEGGMGRE, from the coding sequence ATGGGACAATACCGAGCGCCCCGAACGATAGAAGAACTCGCCGGCCTCCTCTCCCGGGCGGACCCCGGCACCTTCTTCGTCGCGGGAGGGACCGACCTGACGATCAAGCTGAGGAAGCAAAAGACCTTCGACTTCAACCTGATCGACCTGTCGAGGGTGGAATCCCTCTCGGACATCGACAAGGATGAAGGCTCACTGCGCATCGGCGCTGCGGTCACGATGACCGATCTGGCCCGAAACCCCCTCGTCGTACAATCCCTCAACGCCATGAGGACGGCCGCCTCCCGGATGGGCTCGACACAGATCAGAAACCGGGCCACCATCGGCGGCAATGTAGCCAACGCCTCCCAATGCGCCGACCTGTTGACCGTCCTGATGGCCTGCGGGAGCCTCTGTGAAATTCTGAGCGGCAGCAAGGGGCTGCGAAAGGACAGGATCGATAACATCGTGATCGGCCTTGGCGAGACGACCCTGGCTCGAGACGAGGTCATCACGCGTTTCATCGTCCCCATCCCCGCCGGCCTGTCCGGCTTTGCCAAGATAGGGTCACGGAAGGCCGTAGCGATCTCCAAGTTGAATTGCTGTCTGATCGCCGAAGAGGAGGGCAAAAGGATCAAGAATCCCGTCATCTGCCTCGGCGCCGTAGGGCCGAAGCCCGTTCGGGCCTCCCTGCTGGAGGCGGCCCTCGAAGGCAGGCCCTTCAGGGGAGAGGTCGTCCATGGCCTTCAAGATGCAATCCGGCGACAGATCGAGACCCTGATCCCGACGCGGGCGTCCAGGCATTACAAAAAGGAAGCGGCCATCGGCCTGCTCGAGGATACCATCGACGACTGCCTTGCCCTTGAAGGAGGAATGGGCCGTGAATGA
- a CDS encoding (2Fe-2S)-binding protein: MDISFKINGTSMTRKVSPTKRLIDFLRNDLGITSVKEGCSEGECGACTVILDGKAVTSCTVFTGQIDGTEIVSIEGLAPSGDLDRLQEAFVRNGAIQCGFCTPGMILSCKALLMENPHPTSWEIRRAIEGNLCRCTGYEKIVKAVEELVRWDNTERPER, encoded by the coding sequence ATGGATATCTCCTTCAAGATCAACGGGACTTCGATGACCCGAAAGGTCTCCCCCACAAAGAGACTGATCGACTTTCTTCGCAACGACCTGGGGATCACCAGCGTAAAGGAGGGGTGTTCCGAGGGGGAATGCGGCGCATGCACCGTGATTCTCGACGGAAAGGCCGTCACCTCCTGCACCGTGTTTACGGGACAGATCGATGGAACCGAGATTGTGTCGATCGAGGGACTGGCGCCATCGGGAGATCTGGATCGGCTCCAGGAGGCCTTCGTACGGAACGGAGCCATCCAGTGCGGCTTTTGTACTCCGGGCATGATTTTGTCCTGCAAGGCGCTCCTTATGGAGAATCCGCATCCCACATCGTGGGAGATCCGCAGGGCCATAGAGGGCAATCTCTGCCGCTGCACGGGCTATGAGAAGATCGTCAAAGCTGTGGAGGAACTGGTGCGATGGGACAATACCGAGCGCCCCGAACGATAG
- a CDS encoding HAL/PAL/TAL family ammonia-lyase, translated as MDCVVLDGKSLSITDLANIANHGALVGIDSKAMERVKASRELVHKLCDSEKPIYGFNAGVGWNKDVRIERDFYRQFNTDMIRSHCIAIPPEASEQEVRATMAVRLNALLWGCTGSSPDIPVLMAAMLNEGIHPVIPERGSLGEADIGSLAHLGLAMIGEGNVHYRGKRMSAAEALREANLEPISTGPKDGHAIISSNALAAGQGALVLHALQELIETAEIVYAVSLEAFNGNTTPLDPKVQSVRPFKGQNESAAKIRSYLKGSYIYDEDPDRPLQDPLCFRDAAHVHGAVREAIDYVRSLLTVQINSSDDNPCLLLEEGRIVSCANFEPLPWVLGFEMLGIALSHVSKASCLRSIKLCTPAFSGLPRFLSPHPRTICFGTLQKTFVSLDNEIRNLINPSSMDGFCVAGEIEDRFTNAPFVVQKIRKVLDNLRYILGMELMHAVQALDFRGDKRISEAAKACHAEVRRSIAFYVTDRPLTDDIEKARRLIASGALLKAVADVR; from the coding sequence ATGGATTGTGTCGTTCTGGACGGAAAGAGCCTATCCATCACCGACCTGGCCAATATCGCAAATCACGGGGCCCTCGTCGGCATCGACTCCAAGGCCATGGAGCGTGTCAAGGCGTCCAGAGAGCTGGTCCACAAGCTGTGCGACAGCGAAAAGCCCATCTACGGCTTCAACGCGGGGGTCGGATGGAACAAGGACGTGCGCATCGAAAGGGATTTCTACAGGCAATTCAACACGGACATGATTCGCTCCCATTGCATCGCCATTCCCCCGGAGGCCTCCGAACAGGAGGTCCGGGCGACCATGGCGGTGAGGCTGAACGCACTCCTATGGGGATGTACGGGCTCGAGCCCGGACATCCCCGTCTTGATGGCCGCGATGCTCAACGAGGGCATCCACCCGGTCATTCCGGAACGCGGATCGCTGGGCGAGGCGGATATCGGCAGCCTGGCCCACCTCGGGCTCGCCATGATCGGAGAGGGCAACGTCCATTACAGAGGCAAAAGGATGTCGGCCGCCGAGGCCCTTCGGGAGGCGAACCTGGAGCCGATCTCCACGGGGCCGAAAGACGGCCACGCGATCATCAGCTCCAACGCCCTCGCGGCCGGCCAGGGAGCCCTGGTTCTCCATGCGTTGCAGGAACTGATCGAGACCGCGGAGATCGTCTACGCCGTCTCCCTGGAGGCGTTCAATGGAAACACGACGCCGCTCGACCCAAAAGTTCAGTCCGTCCGCCCATTCAAGGGACAGAACGAGAGCGCCGCGAAGATCCGTTCGTATCTGAAGGGCAGCTACATTTACGACGAGGACCCCGACAGGCCTTTGCAGGACCCCTTGTGCTTCCGCGACGCGGCACACGTCCATGGAGCGGTCCGGGAGGCGATCGACTATGTGCGCTCACTGCTGACCGTCCAAATCAATTCCTCCGACGACAACCCCTGTCTTTTGCTGGAAGAAGGCAGAATCGTCTCGTGCGCGAATTTCGAACCTCTGCCCTGGGTGCTGGGCTTCGAAATGTTGGGGATCGCCCTGTCCCACGTGTCGAAGGCATCCTGCCTCAGGTCCATAAAACTCTGCACCCCCGCATTTTCGGGGCTTCCGCGATTTCTTTCCCCCCATCCCCGAACCATCTGTTTCGGGACGCTGCAAAAAACTTTCGTCAGCCTGGACAACGAGATCAGAAATCTCATCAACCCGAGTTCCATGGACGGATTTTGCGTTGCGGGCGAGATCGAGGACCGTTTCACCAACGCCCCCTTCGTCGTCCAGAAGATCCGAAAAGTATTGGACAACCTGCGTTACATCCTGGGGATGGAACTGATGCACGCCGTTCAGGCCCTCGACTTCAGAGGGGATAAACGGATCAGCGAAGCCGCAAAGGCCTGCCATGCCGAGGTTCGCCGATCCATCGCATTCTACGTGACCGACAGACCCCTGACCGACGATATCGAAAAGGCTCGTCGCCTGATCGCTTCGGGAGCCCTGTTGAAGGCCGTTGCAGACGTGCGATGA
- a CDS encoding GntR family transcriptional regulator, translated as MRFDRPTPLRKQVYDYLRELLISGRLKAGEFVNQAELMAKLDVSRTPLRDSLMQLEAEGFVSIIPCKGVVVNPLTRDVIRNIYQISGALEAAAFEMVFPMVGELELKRMEEIIERTEALIAEGDYSRCHENNLAFHEVALNLCDNAELLRILRSNRERLYHFPIWATRELSSESADLSLWEREYWVQHRRLLALFARGTAREVADYVRYVHWAFEEVERPIISFYCLDEGTGEQNAEPADKLLPKDG; from the coding sequence ATGAGATTCGATCGTCCCACCCCATTGAGGAAGCAGGTCTACGATTATCTGCGCGAACTGCTGATCTCGGGCAGGCTGAAGGCGGGAGAGTTTGTCAATCAGGCCGAATTGATGGCCAAACTCGACGTCAGCCGAACGCCTCTGCGCGACTCGCTGATGCAGCTGGAGGCGGAGGGTTTCGTCTCCATCATTCCCTGCAAGGGGGTGGTGGTCAATCCTCTGACCCGGGACGTGATCAGAAATATCTACCAGATATCGGGAGCCTTGGAGGCCGCGGCGTTTGAGATGGTCTTTCCGATGGTCGGGGAGCTGGAGCTGAAGAGGATGGAGGAGATCATCGAGAGGACGGAGGCCCTGATTGCCGAGGGCGATTACAGCCGCTGCCACGAAAACAATCTGGCGTTTCACGAGGTGGCGCTCAATCTCTGCGACAACGCCGAATTGCTGCGGATTTTAAGGAGCAACCGGGAGCGCCTCTATCATTTTCCGATCTGGGCGACCCGCGAGCTCTCCTCCGAGTCGGCGGACCTGTCCCTATGGGAGAGGGAATATTGGGTTCAGCACCGCAGGCTTCTTGCTCTTTTCGCCCGCGGCACGGCGCGCGAGGTCGCCGACTACGTGCGTTACGTGCACTGGGCGTTCGAGGAGGTCGAGAGGCCGATCATCAGCTTCTATTGCCTGGACGAGGGCACGGGAGAGCAAAACGCGGAGCCCGCGGATAAGTTATTGCCAAAGGACGGTTGA
- the msrB gene encoding peptide-methionine (R)-S-oxide reductase MsrB: MASAGGAGRGLPKNPNEGLKFESANLREVFLAGGCFWGVQAFLDRVPGVAETEVGYANGSTSNPTYEEVCRGDTGHAEAVRVRYDASRLPLEKLLTAFFSIINPTSKNRQGGDFGTQYRTGVYLAGPWAAEDRAVAERVFAEEGKKHGQPLAVELEPLKSFYSAEGYHQKYLEKNPGGYCHVNFDRLKDIPEAPARPKERSDYVRPSDAELREKLTDLQYRVTQNSATEAPFSSPLDKHWEPGIYVDIVTGEPLFSSTDKFDSGCGWPAFSKPIDPEVVRELMDTSHGMVRSEVRSRAGDSHLGHVFEDGPKDKGGLRYCINGASLRFIPVADLDKEGYGPYKKLFE; the protein is encoded by the coding sequence ATGGCGAGCGCAGGCGGTGCTGGGAGAGGGCTTCCCAAGAACCCGAACGAGGGGTTGAAGTTCGAGTCCGCAAATCTCAGGGAGGTCTTCCTGGCGGGCGGATGTTTCTGGGGCGTTCAGGCTTTCCTGGACAGGGTTCCGGGCGTGGCCGAGACCGAGGTCGGCTATGCCAACGGCTCCACTTCCAATCCGACCTACGAGGAGGTCTGCCGCGGGGATACCGGGCATGCCGAGGCGGTGCGCGTCCGCTACGACGCCTCCCGCCTGCCGCTCGAGAAGCTGCTGACGGCCTTTTTTTCCATCATCAACCCCACCAGCAAGAATCGCCAGGGGGGCGATTTCGGCACGCAGTACCGGACGGGGGTCTATCTGGCCGGCCCCTGGGCCGCGGAGGATCGGGCGGTCGCCGAGCGGGTCTTCGCGGAGGAGGGAAAGAAGCACGGCCAGCCCCTGGCCGTCGAGCTCGAGCCCCTCAAGAGTTTCTACTCCGCGGAGGGGTATCATCAGAAGTACCTGGAGAAGAACCCCGGCGGCTATTGTCACGTCAACTTCGACCGCCTGAAGGATATCCCCGAGGCCCCGGCCCGTCCCAAGGAGCGGTCGGACTATGTCCGCCCCTCGGACGCGGAGCTCAGGGAGAAGCTGACGGACCTCCAGTACAGGGTGACGCAGAACTCCGCCACGGAGGCGCCCTTTTCCAGCCCCCTGGACAAGCATTGGGAGCCGGGGATCTACGTCGACATCGTAACCGGAGAGCCGCTTTTCTCCTCCACGGACAAGTTCGACTCGGGGTGCGGCTGGCCCGCGTTCTCCAAGCCGATCGACCCCGAGGTCGTCCGCGAGCTGATGGACACGAGCCACGGCATGGTGCGCTCCGAGGTGCGAAGCCGCGCGGGCGACAGCCATCTGGGGCACGTGTTCGAGGATGGTCCCAAGGACAAGGGGGGGCTGCGCTACTGCATCAATGGAGCCTCGCTGCGCTTCATCCCCGTTGCGGATCTGGATAAGGAGGGCTATGGGCCCTACAAAAAACTCTTCGAGTAG
- a CDS encoding phosphatase, with translation MFLISLRADLHTHTISSGHAYGSVKEMIEGAAEKGLDLIAITDHAPAMPGSCQAIYFSNLGSIPRRVGGVTVLRGVEANVLDRRGALDLPDRLLRRLDWVIASLHDNVLFPEPGASYTDLYLALAENPLIDMIGHPDSPEFPFDAERVIPALGANNKIVELNEHHAFGLRRENRENARRIAALCARWGVSIAVNSDAHSPWNVGRTASAVAMLEEIGFPEELILNASAERVLQHVRSRKNGEMCE, from the coding sequence ATGTTTTTGATCTCGCTGCGCGCCGATCTCCACACGCACACGATATCCTCGGGGCACGCCTACGGCTCGGTCAAGGAGATGATCGAGGGGGCGGCCGAGAAGGGGCTGGACCTGATCGCGATCACCGACCACGCTCCGGCCATGCCGGGGAGCTGTCAGGCCATCTATTTTTCCAATCTCGGATCCATTCCGCGCAGGGTCGGAGGGGTGACGGTCCTTCGGGGGGTGGAGGCCAACGTCCTGGACCGGCGGGGCGCGCTGGATCTCCCGGACCGCCTTCTGCGTCGGCTGGACTGGGTCATCGCGAGCCTGCACGACAACGTTCTGTTTCCCGAGCCCGGGGCGTCCTACACGGACCTGTACCTGGCCTTGGCGGAGAACCCCCTCATCGATATGATCGGACACCCCGACTCACCGGAGTTTCCCTTCGATGCCGAGCGGGTGATCCCGGCCCTGGGGGCGAACAACAAGATCGTGGAGCTCAACGAGCACCATGCGTTTGGCCTGAGGCGGGAGAACAGGGAGAACGCCCGGCGCATCGCGGCCCTTTGCGCCCGATGGGGTGTCTCCATCGCGGTCAATTCCGACGCGCACTCGCCGTGGAATGTCGGGAGGACCGCATCGGCCGTGGCGATGCTGGAGGAGATCGGGTTTCCCGAGGAGCTCATCCTGAACGCCTCCGCCGAGCGGGTGCTGCAGCATGTCCGCTCGAGGAAAAACGGCGAGATGTGCGAGTGA
- a CDS encoding 50S ribosomal protein L11 methyltransferase: MFSEDLFDVPGPGSEGPGFWWSVEFAGEEGGDPAWEEERLFDLASISGAMGSEIVLEEGRPVLRAAYRSSREIGPLLAELGELLVHFPGIVLRAHGKVENRPWHTQHLDAFPPLEAGKGLLVMAPWHRDRAPEGRLPILIYPASAFGTGYHESTRIALDLLEDVVRKGDTIVDVGTGTGILFIAALKLGAAYAVARDLDPATLDEVRRNMELNGLAPILCDLAVGDLLKGVETSADLLTANILLEPNTALLPDVRRVLKPEGAAIFSGMTAAEREVFLPALSAAGLSLERELHLGDWWGCRARPARLA; this comes from the coding sequence TTGTTTTCAGAGGATCTGTTCGACGTCCCGGGCCCCGGCAGTGAGGGCCCCGGTTTCTGGTGGAGCGTGGAGTTTGCGGGGGAGGAGGGCGGCGACCCCGCATGGGAGGAGGAGCGCCTGTTCGACCTGGCCTCGATCTCCGGGGCCATGGGGTCGGAGATCGTCCTTGAGGAGGGGCGGCCGGTGCTTCGTGCGGCCTACCGCAGCTCCCGGGAGATCGGGCCCCTGCTCGCCGAGCTGGGGGAGCTCCTCGTCCATTTTCCGGGAATCGTCCTGCGCGCGCACGGCAAGGTGGAGAACCGCCCCTGGCACACGCAGCATCTGGACGCCTTCCCGCCGCTGGAGGCGGGGAAGGGACTTCTGGTCATGGCCCCGTGGCACAGGGACCGCGCGCCCGAGGGGCGCCTCCCGATCCTGATCTATCCGGCGTCGGCCTTCGGGACCGGCTATCACGAGAGCACGCGCATCGCGCTGGATCTGCTGGAGGATGTCGTCCGCAAGGGCGATACGATCGTCGACGTCGGCACGGGGACGGGCATCCTCTTCATCGCCGCGCTGAAGCTGGGGGCGGCGTACGCCGTGGCGCGCGACCTGGACCCGGCGACGCTCGACGAGGTGCGGCGCAACATGGAGCTGAACGGCCTGGCCCCCATCCTGTGCGATCTGGCCGTCGGGGACCTTCTGAAGGGCGTGGAGACGAGCGCGGACCTCCTGACGGCCAACATCCTTCTGGAGCCCAACACGGCGCTTCTGCCGGACGTGCGCCGCGTGCTCAAGCCCGAGGGGGCGGCGATCTTCTCCGGCATGACGGCCGCGGAGCGCGAGGTCTTCCTGCCCGCCCTCTCCGCCGCGGGGCTGAGCCTGGAGCGCGAGCTGCATCTGGGCGACTGGTGGGGCTGCCGGGCGCGGCCCGCTCGGCTCGCGTGA